GAGAAAGAAATCATCGGGCTATGTCCTAACGTTGTTTGTGAACCGGCTTCTAAAAATGAATCGGGACAAACGCGTATTTTGATTCAAACTCCTGATGACTTATTGCTCATGTCTCCGTTGATTGTAAAAGATTTTGATAAGGCTTTAAAGTCGATGGAAGACTATCGAAAGTACGTTGGCAAAGCAGAAAAAGTCATCGAGGATTTATTTGAGTCTATAAATGACACGGATATGCAGCAAGAAAGGACATCACCGCCATGTGGCTTGATGTCTTTTTTATTCTCGTATGAAATGGGGAGAGGAAATGAGCAAGTTCAAAGAAATTGAAGATTATCGCAAGTTCACCTTCAAAGGCGAGTTGCACAAGTCCATTAACTCTTTGATTGGAATTATCCACGGGATTCGTTCCGATAACATCACTAACGAAAAGGAGATCGCGGAACTCATTCATTGGTGCAACCTACATAGACGATTTGCGAAAAAAGCGCCTTTTAATGAAATCATTCCGTTAATTGATCAGGCTTTGCTGGATAACAAATTGGAAGAAGAAGAACTTGAGGATATTCTGTGGCTTTGCAACAATATCGTTAATGAGAACGATTTTAATAGCTACTACGACGTCATCACATCATCTATACAGCAGTTACATGGAATTCTCCACGGCATCATGGCAGACAACGTTTTAAATGACGTGGAAATTGAACAACTGTCAAATTGGATTGATGACCATGACTTCTTAAGAGGAACATATCCCTTTGATGAGATCCATAGCCTGCTGGTGAGTGTAAAACAAGACGGGATTATCAGCGAAGACGAGAAAAACTTGCTAAAAGCCTTTTTTGCCACTTTTATTGATACAAGGGTATCTCACAACATTAATGAATTCGACGTAAAATTCCTAAAAAGCCAATACTCAATCATTGGCATATGCGCTGTTAATCCAGAAATCATATTCGAAAATAAAGTGTTTTCCTTCACCGGCGCCTCTCACAGGGCAACACGCAATGAGATCGCCCGTATTATTCAAGAGATGGGCGGAATATTCAACAATAATGTTACTAAGAGTACCCATTACCTCATCGTGGGGGGGAACGGCAATCCTTGCTGGGCGTTCGCTTGCTATGGGCGGAAAGTTGAGAAAGCGATTGAATTAAGGAAAAAAGGTACACCAATTATTATCGTGCACGAAAATGATTTTTGGGATGAAGTAGTTATTTAAAATGTTTTAGCTATAGATTAACCACATCTATCCTGCCATTATATGCTTTCGACACTAATTCGTCTGTCATTGTAACATTAAAAAATGTAACAGGAGTAGAAACGCATGAAAGAGATTATCTATCTAAATACTGAAATCATGAATTCCCTGATCGCCCAACTCGATAAGGGAATTACAACATATTATTCATTGGAACAGACAATACAGGAAACCAATACAGAAACGTCACAAACAACCAGAGGAAAGGCAGCTGGATTCAACGGAACTGTCCAATCGGGTACAGGTAGCCTATTATCCAATGTGAGCTTAAGTTTTGGCGCTAATATTTCTGGAAATGGAAATGAAACCAACGGTAGCTCCAGAGCTTTATTAGAAGGGCAACGAGATTTATTAAACAAAGCATTTCATGACTATGCTTTGAACATATTGCTACAACTTCTAAAAGAGAACGAAAAATTAAAAACAAATTCCTGCTCCCTTACCGAGGGGGACATCTGTCTATGGGAGACTGATTGGAAATATTACGATTTTGAGTTTATCAGCAGGATTGCTGATCTAGACGATATTTTAGAAACATTAGGGATATATGTATCGGCGGATGAATATAGGCAGGCAGAAACGATTGTGCAAAAAACTAAAAAATACCCTAAAAATCCCGAATTTATCAGAGCCCAACATATTATTAATCAACATCAATCTGTAATGCTTCAAAGGAACATTCTAAAACAAATACAAGTATTTTCTTCGTACGCTAATAGTTTCTTAGGTAACTACTCAATAATTAAGGCAGCAAACACCTTTCAGTTAATCGATAAAGGAATGTTGCGCGAAGTTCCAACAGCCCTATCAATCCGATCTGCCTCGGCACGCAAGGCAAAAATTCTTTTTAGGGTCATAGGTAAGCGTGATATAATCCACAACAATGAC
This region of Geobacillus kaustophilus genomic DNA includes:
- a CDS encoding BRCT domain-containing protein; the encoded protein is MSKFKEIEDYRKFTFKGELHKSINSLIGIIHGIRSDNITNEKEIAELIHWCNLHRRFAKKAPFNEIIPLIDQALLDNKLEEEELEDILWLCNNIVNENDFNSYYDVITSSIQQLHGILHGIMADNVLNDVEIEQLSNWIDDHDFLRGTYPFDEIHSLLVSVKQDGIISEDEKNLLKAFFATFIDTRVSHNINEFDVKFLKSQYSIIGICAVNPEIIFENKVFSFTGASHRATRNEIARIIQEMGGIFNNNVTKSTHYLIVGGNGNPCWAFACYGRKVEKAIELRKKGTPIIIVHENDFWDEVVI
- a CDS encoding DUF6414 family protein, with amino-acid sequence MKEIIYLNTEIMNSLIAQLDKGITTYYSLEQTIQETNTETSQTTRGKAAGFNGTVQSGTGSLLSNVSLSFGANISGNGNETNGSSRALLEGQRDLLNKAFHDYALNILLQLLKENEKLKTNSCSLTEGDICLWETDWKYYDFEFISRIADLDDILETLGIYVSADEYRQAETIVQKTKKYPKNPEFIRAQHIINQHQSVMLQRNILKQIQVFSSYANSFLGNYSIIKAANTFQLIDKGMLREVPTALSIRSASARKAKILFRVIGKRDIIHNNDDLCGVLGELQDFTQLANFMFDLILGSFQILKQGDYIATPIAIYYE